One Microcaecilia unicolor chromosome 4, aMicUni1.1, whole genome shotgun sequence genomic region harbors:
- the LOC115468185 gene encoding olfactory receptor 51G2-like → MSTLGNSSFSPSVFLLTGIPELEGAHSWLAILFCAMYIIAILGNSTILFVIQTEQSLHEPMYLFLSMLAVTDLGLSLSTLPTVLSIFWFNFRQIYFDACLIQMFFIHSLSIIESAVLLAMAFDRFIAISYPLRYASILTNPRITKTGIAIVIRATAILTPLIIRLKLLPYCGTNVLSHSYCLHQDVMKHACKGTTMFNIMYGLAVALCTMTVDGFLIVLSYIMIIKTVLGIASERERLKALNTCVSHICAVLIFYIPMIGLSMIHRFGKHAAPFVPMLMANVYLFVPPVLNPIIYSIKTKQIRLGIYKLLLRKGVGSAH, encoded by the coding sequence ATGTCAACATTGGGTAACAGCAGCTTCTCTCCTTCCGTTTTCCTGCTGACTGGAATCCCAGAACTGGAGGGGGCACACAGCTGGCTCGCCATCCTTTTCTGTGCTATGTACATTATCGCAATTCTGGGCAATTCCACTATTCTTTTTGTCATTCAAACAGAGCAGAGCCTCCATGAGCCCATGTACCTTTTCCTGTCTATGTTAGCTGTCACAGACCTGGGCTTATCCCTGTCCACGTTACCCACTGTGCTCAGCATCTTTTGGTTCAACTTTCGACAAATCTATTTTGATGCTTGCCTAATCCAGATGTTCTTTATTCACTCATTGTCGATCATAGAGTCTGCGGTGCTCTTGGCCATGGCTTTCGATCGCTTTATTGCGATCTCTTATCCCCTGAGATACGCCTCCATTCTGACTAACCCAAGAATAACAAAAACTGGGATTGCGATTGTTATCCGAGCCACAGCCATCCTCACCCCACTGATCATTCGCCTGAAGCTCTTACCATACTGTGGAACCAATGTTCTCTCTCATTCCTACTGTTTGCATCAAGACGTCATGAAGCACGCCTGTAAGGGCACAACGATGTTTAACATTATGTACGGTTTAGCTGTTGCTCTTTGTACAATGACTGTAGATGGTTTTCTGATCGTGCTGTCGTACATCATGATTATTAAGACTGTGCTGGGCATTGCGTCAGAGAGAGAACGTCTCAAGGCACTTAACACCTGTGTGTCCCATATCTGCGCTGTTCTCATTTTCTACATCCCAATGATTGGCTTGTCCATGATACACAGGTTTGGGAAACATGCTGCCCCATTTGTCCCGATGCTAATGGCCAACGTCTACCTCTTTGTTCCACCAGTCTTGAATCCGATCATTTAtagcataaaaacaaaacagatccGTTTAGGGATTTACAAGTTGCTCTTAAGGAAAGGGGTGGGGTCTGCACATTGA
- the LOC115468186 gene encoding olfactory receptor 52D1-like, with translation MLTANSTSLQPSVFLLIGIPGLEAAHSSISVLLCVMYLVGLIGNSTLIYIIIREHSLHEPMYIFFSMLAATDLLLCSSTVPRALILFWFHIRTISFGGCLTQMFLIHFSFILESAILLAMALDRYIAICNPLKYEIILNLSVIMKIGVFGMVRSFCCVSPFIYLLKRLSYCGANIIPHTYCEHMGLARLACTDITLNIMYGLAVGVLTVLLDFLLIILSYVLILWAVLQLPSSAARFKAFSTCASHMCVILMFYIPAFVTVLAHRFGHKSIPSHIHILLANLYVVFPPMLNPIIYGVKTREIRRRVLHLLVLI, from the coding sequence ATGTTGACGGCCAACTCTACGAGTCTACAACCTTCTGTATTCCTGCTGATTGGAATCCCTGGGCTGGAAGCTGCCCACAGTTCGATATCTGTCCTCCTCTGTGTTATGTATCTTGTTGGTCTTATCGGAAACAGTACTCTGATATATATTATAATAAGAGAGCACAGCCTCCATGAGCCCATgtacattttcttttccatgctggCAGCCACCGATCTCCTCCTGTGCTCCTCCACAGTGCCACGGGCATTAATCTTATTCTGGTTCCATATTAGGACAATCTCTTTTGGAGGCTGCCTGACCCAGATGTTTCTAATTCACTTCAGTTTTATTCTGGAGTCGGCCATTTTGCTGGCTATGGCTTTGGATCGCTATATTGCCATTTGCAATCCTCTGAAGTATGAAATCATATTAAACCTTTCAGTCATCATGAAGATTGGAGTATTCGGGATGGTTAGAAGTTTCTGCTGTGTGAGTCCCTTCATCTATCTTCTGAAGAGATTATCATACTGTGGGGCAAACATTATCCCTCACACATACTGTGAGCACATGGGTTTAGCACGATTGGCCTGCACAGATATCACCCTCAATATCATGTATGGCTTGGCTGTTGGGGTGTTAACAGTACTGTTAGATTTTCTACTTATCATCCTGTCTTATGTCCTAATTCTCTGGGCCGTCCTGcaactcccttcttctgctgcccGTTTCAAGGCATTTAGCACCTGCGCTTCTCACATGTGTGTTATACTCATGTTTTATATCCCTGCTTTTGTCACAGTCCTTGCCCACAGATTCGGCCACAAAAGTATCCCATCCCACATCCACATTCTGTTGGCCAACCTCTACGTCGTCTTCCCACCTATGTTAAATCCAATCATATACGGTGTGAAAACAAGAGAAATCCGTAGACGTGTTCTCCATTTGTTAGTTCTAATCTAA